The Streptomyces sp. NBC_01775 genome includes a region encoding these proteins:
- a CDS encoding YtxH domain-containing protein yields MRYRLTFVSGLAVGYVLGTRAGRERYEQIRKGVRRMAENPALRNVSEAAALSGREAASKAADVVEHRLPSSVGDRVRSVRDRRDHHDGEYRARSGGDWGAEGR; encoded by the coding sequence ATGCGCTACCGGCTCACGTTCGTATCCGGACTGGCTGTCGGCTATGTGCTCGGCACCCGTGCGGGGCGCGAGCGCTACGAGCAGATCAGGAAGGGTGTCCGGAGGATGGCCGAGAACCCGGCCCTACGTAACGTCAGCGAGGCGGCGGCCCTCAGCGGCCGGGAGGCGGCCTCCAAGGCGGCCGACGTGGTCGAGCACCGGCTCCCCTCCTCGGTCGGCGACCGCGTCCGCTCCGTACGTGACCGCCGTGACCACCACGACGGCGAGTACCGCGCCCGCTCCGGCGGCGACTGGGGCGCGGAGGGCCGCTGA
- the ligD gene encoding non-homologous end-joining DNA ligase: MPHTEIGGHRLALSNLDKVLYPATGFTKGDAIHYYASVADVILPHLDGRPLSFLRYPDGVEAERFFTKHVPRGTPDWVTTHEITVVSRTPLHQVFIQDEATLIWAANLAALELHTPQWRVGHQAEADCLVFDLDPGEGADILDCRTLAEWLRERTARDGLTLLPKTSGSKGLHLLAPIEPTNSDEVSAYAKKLAREAEADLPDHAVSKMAKDLRPGKVFVDWSQNNAAKTTAAPYTLRAKKRPTVSTPLTWDELTAARTPDDLVFLTSDLPSRIEANGDLLAPLLEAAGPRSGRAKLPG, from the coding sequence ATGCCGCATACGGAGATCGGGGGCCACCGTCTGGCCCTCAGCAACCTCGACAAGGTGCTCTATCCGGCGACGGGCTTCACCAAGGGTGACGCCATCCACTATTACGCCTCCGTCGCCGACGTCATCCTCCCCCACCTCGACGGACGCCCCCTCTCCTTCCTCCGGTATCCGGACGGGGTGGAGGCCGAGAGGTTCTTCACCAAGCACGTCCCGCGCGGCACGCCCGACTGGGTGACCACGCACGAGATCACGGTCGTCAGCAGGACGCCGCTGCACCAGGTGTTCATCCAGGACGAGGCCACCCTCATCTGGGCGGCCAACCTCGCGGCACTGGAGCTGCACACCCCCCAGTGGCGGGTCGGCCACCAGGCAGAGGCCGACTGCCTCGTCTTCGACCTCGACCCCGGCGAGGGCGCCGACATCCTGGATTGCCGCACGCTCGCGGAGTGGCTGCGCGAGCGCACCGCGCGGGACGGCCTCACCCTCCTGCCGAAGACCTCCGGCTCCAAGGGCCTGCACCTGCTGGCGCCCATCGAGCCCACGAACTCGGACGAGGTCTCCGCGTACGCGAAGAAGCTGGCACGCGAGGCGGAGGCGGACCTGCCCGACCATGCCGTCAGCAAGATGGCCAAGGACCTGCGCCCCGGCAAGGTCTTCGTGGACTGGTCCCAGAACAACGCCGCGAAGACCACAGCGGCGCCCTACACGCTGCGCGCCAAGAAACGCCCCACCGTCTCGACCCCCCTGACCTGGGACGAGCTGACCGCCGCCCGTACCCCCGACGACCTGGTCTTCCTCACCTCGGACCTACCGTCCCGCATCGAGGCGAACGGCGACCTCCTGGCCCCCCTCCTGGAGGCCGCCGGCCCCCGAAGCGGACGCGCGAAGCTGCCCGGCTAG
- the ku gene encoding non-homologous end joining protein Ku encodes MRSIWKGSISFGLVTIPIKVVSATENHSVSFHQVHTSDGGRVRYRKVCELDEEEVPREEIGRGFETGEGTTILLTDDDMAALPLPTAKTVEILGFVPAEEIDPIQLDRSYYLAADGKRADKPYVLLREALTRSGKVAVAKLALRARESLGMLRVYEDALVLHTMLWPDEIRPVSGVAPEGQVSVRDAELDLADTLMETLGELEWSDLHDEYREALEQLVEAKAQGVAPRPEELRKAEGGSGKLVDLMSVLERSVQEAKSGRGEGGEATVHELSEHRAGKTAAKKTSSKRTAKEAPSKKTAAKKSASKKTASKSASKPAAKKTAAKTATKTATPKKSTPKKSAAKKTAAKTSAAKKASRPRKTA; translated from the coding sequence ATGCGTTCCATCTGGAAAGGGTCCATCTCTTTCGGGCTGGTCACGATCCCGATCAAGGTGGTGTCCGCCACCGAGAACCACAGCGTCTCCTTCCACCAGGTGCACACGTCCGACGGGGGCCGGGTCCGCTACCGCAAGGTGTGCGAGCTGGATGAGGAGGAGGTACCGCGCGAGGAGATCGGCAGGGGCTTCGAGACGGGGGAGGGGACGACCATCCTGCTGACCGACGACGACATGGCGGCGCTTCCCCTCCCCACGGCCAAGACCGTGGAGATTCTCGGCTTCGTACCCGCCGAGGAGATCGACCCGATCCAGCTGGACCGCTCGTACTACCTCGCCGCCGACGGCAAGCGCGCGGACAAGCCGTACGTGCTGCTGCGCGAGGCCCTCACGAGATCGGGCAAGGTGGCCGTCGCCAAGCTGGCGCTGCGAGCCCGCGAGAGCCTGGGGATGCTGCGGGTGTACGAGGACGCGCTGGTGCTGCACACCATGCTGTGGCCGGACGAGATCCGCCCGGTGAGCGGCGTCGCTCCCGAGGGCCAGGTCAGCGTGCGCGACGCCGAACTGGACCTGGCGGACACCCTGATGGAGACGCTGGGGGAGCTGGAGTGGAGCGACCTGCACGACGAGTACCGCGAGGCGCTGGAGCAGCTCGTCGAGGCCAAGGCCCAGGGTGTGGCGCCGCGCCCGGAGGAGCTCCGCAAGGCGGAGGGCGGCTCGGGCAAGCTCGTGGACCTCATGTCGGTGCTGGAACGCAGCGTGCAGGAGGCGAAGAGCGGCCGGGGGGAGGGCGGCGAGGCGACCGTGCACGAGCTGTCGGAGCACCGTGCGGGCAAGACCGCCGCCAAGAAGACCTCGTCCAAGAGGACCGCCAAGGAAGCCCCGTCGAAGAAGACCGCCGCCAAGAAGAGCGCGTCGAAGAAGACGGCATCCAAGAGCGCGTCGAAACCCGCCGCCAAGAAGACCGCCGCCAAGACGGCCACCAAGACGGCCACTCCCAAGAAGTCCACTCCCAAGAAGTCCGCGGCCAAGAAGACAGCGGCGAAGACGAGCGCGGCGAAGAAGGCTTCCCGGCCGCGTAAGACCGCTTAG
- a CDS encoding FkbM family methyltransferase: MTLASRIGPHLPGSLLTLVTDLLYPRFEPELRRLADFCPRGGTAVDIGGWYGPWTRRLARRADRVVTIEPVPHLARRLRTATPPNAEILQAAASDRSGTATLWLPPDGRGDRGVSSLVRREVHDTALDVPCLPLDELGLTGVTLIKIDVDGSELAVLHGAETTLRREKPALFIELELRIQPLSPVLTLLSSLGYTGWVLPARAWVPLADFDLAAHQRRTAHVAEHGLLRRSLAPHRRYVNSVLFLPAGRAPGQRERVGPDPHP; this comes from the coding sequence ATGACTCTCGCGTCCCGCATCGGCCCCCACCTGCCGGGAAGCCTGCTGACCCTGGTGACGGACCTGCTGTATCCGCGCTTCGAGCCCGAGCTGCGGCGCCTGGCCGACTTCTGTCCGCGCGGCGGTACGGCGGTCGACATCGGCGGCTGGTACGGGCCCTGGACCCGTCGGCTGGCGCGCCGCGCCGACCGGGTGGTCACCATCGAGCCCGTCCCCCACCTCGCCCGTCGGCTGCGCACCGCCACCCCGCCCAACGCGGAGATCCTCCAGGCAGCCGCCAGCGACCGCTCCGGAACGGCCACCTTGTGGCTGCCCCCGGACGGGCGCGGCGACCGGGGCGTGTCCTCGCTGGTACGCCGCGAGGTGCACGACACGGCCCTGGACGTGCCCTGTCTGCCGCTGGACGAGCTGGGGCTGACCGGCGTCACCCTGATCAAGATCGACGTGGACGGCAGTGAACTCGCCGTCCTGCACGGCGCCGAGACCACCCTCAGACGCGAGAAACCGGCGCTGTTCATCGAGTTGGAGCTGCGTATCCAGCCGCTCTCGCCGGTGCTCACGCTGCTGTCCTCGCTCGGCTACACGGGCTGGGTACTGCCGGCGCGCGCCTGGGTACCGCTGGCGGACTTCGACCTGGCGGCGCACCAGCGGCGCACCGCACACGTGGCCGAGCACGGGCTGCTGCGCCGCTCCCTGGCGCCCCATCGCCGCTATGTGAACTCGGTGCTCTTCCTCCCGGCCGGCCGCGCCCCCGGGCAGCGGGAACGAGTCGGGCCCGACCCGCACCCCTGA
- a CDS encoding Trm112 family protein yields MPRFSADDPLLKILACPLDKGPLTLLQPEEALYNPRLRRRYPIVDGIPQLLPSSGEPVAEEEHRHLLERVNGEGDPDQPEDPPS; encoded by the coding sequence ATGCCCCGCTTCTCCGCCGACGACCCCCTCCTCAAGATCCTCGCCTGTCCCCTGGACAAGGGCCCGCTCACCCTGCTCCAGCCCGAGGAGGCGCTCTACAACCCCCGTCTGCGGCGCCGCTACCCCATCGTGGACGGCATCCCCCAGCTCCTTCCGTCCTCCGGAGAGCCGGTCGCCGAGGAGGAGCACCGCCACCTCCTTGAGCGCGTCAACGGCGAAGGCGACCCGGACCAGCCGGAGGATCCCCCCTCATGA
- a CDS encoding DMT family transporter, translated as MLAGVAAALVANLLFSAGFVIEKRALSALPPLSAGHPARLVLHLLRSPLWILGAASLLLGFTAQLAVYRTLPLVAAQGLFVTGLVMLLLLSAFFLGERAGGRERRGMVAVLAALLMIVFSLHRSTETISKVAPVPVLLAICLPSLALGLGLFLSAERRSRRRHRLPTAGVPYGVAVGFLYGVSSLAIKGVAGLLDFGDVGGTVTAVLTSPYPYLLMFTGSTGLVLSQTALQRCRASLIVPVCTTVNFLYATVSGTVAFAEPLPDEPLRLGLRLGGAALAISVLVTLPRHEPDAGKNDGKSDGEHEGPGTEQPADAPAAGPAEPTGPTEPDGPTGPAGPGARPPDPQRPAAPDFPPAGRPLSATLPPALPEHAPERQ; from the coding sequence ATGCTCGCGGGCGTCGCGGCGGCGCTGGTGGCCAACCTGCTCTTCAGCGCGGGATTCGTCATCGAGAAGCGGGCCCTGTCCGCCCTGCCGCCCCTCTCGGCGGGCCACCCGGCCCGGCTCGTACTGCACCTGCTGCGCAGCCCCCTGTGGATCCTGGGCGCCGCCTCGCTGCTGCTCGGCTTCACCGCGCAGCTCGCCGTCTACCGCACCCTCCCCCTCGTCGCGGCCCAGGGGCTGTTCGTCACGGGCCTGGTCATGCTTCTGCTGCTGTCCGCCTTCTTCCTGGGTGAGCGCGCCGGCGGCCGTGAGCGGCGGGGGATGGTGGCGGTCCTCGCGGCCCTCCTCATGATCGTCTTCTCGCTGCACCGCAGCACGGAGACCATCAGCAAGGTCGCGCCCGTGCCCGTCCTGCTCGCCATCTGCCTGCCCTCGCTCGCCCTGGGCCTGGGGCTCTTCCTGTCCGCCGAGCGACGCTCCAGGCGGCGCCACCGGCTGCCGACGGCGGGCGTGCCCTACGGGGTCGCCGTCGGCTTCCTGTACGGCGTCAGCTCGCTCGCGATCAAGGGCGTGGCCGGGCTGCTCGACTTCGGCGATGTGGGCGGCACCGTCACGGCGGTGCTGACCTCGCCCTACCCGTACCTCCTGATGTTCACGGGCTCGACCGGGCTCGTCCTCTCACAGACCGCGCTCCAGCGCTGCCGGGCCTCGCTGATCGTCCCGGTGTGCACGACGGTCAACTTCCTCTACGCCACAGTGAGCGGCACCGTCGCCTTCGCCGAGCCGCTGCCCGACGAACCGCTCCGCCTCGGCCTGCGGCTGGGCGGCGCCGCGCTCGCCATCTCCGTACTGGTGACGCTGCCCCGGCACGAACCGGATGCCGGGAAAAACGACGGGAAGAGCGACGGGGAGCACGAGGGCCCCGGCACTGAGCAGCCCGCCGACGCCCCGGCGGCAGGACCCGCCGAACCCACTGGTCCCACCGAACCGGACGGACCCACCGGCCCCGCCGGACCCGGCGCGCGGCCCCCGGACCCCCAACGCCCCGCGGCCCCTGACTTCCCGCCCGCCGGGCGCCCGCTGTCCGCGACGCTTCCGCCGGCTCTCCCCGAACACGCCCCAGAAAGGCAGTGA
- a CDS encoding class I SAM-dependent methyltransferase — MSDTATERPSSLQQLYEDPATPVASGPDRSRRQAAILARALGETPSTIVDIGCGDGTAAATASGALARHRLIGVDWSQDALRRASTHLTAVRGELSAPGLPFATGSADAALFSEVIEHLVDPDAALDELHRILRPGGHLLLSTPNLAAWYNRALLLFGTQPVFSEVSLRGIHGRPGSQVVGHLRLFTARALRSMLPAAGFRVVRITGAPYHDVPRPLRPLDRAACHTPSLASILLVHARAVRKPPENGR; from the coding sequence ATGAGCGATACGGCCACCGAGCGGCCCAGCAGCCTCCAGCAGCTCTACGAGGACCCCGCCACCCCCGTCGCCTCCGGACCCGACCGCTCGCGGCGTCAGGCGGCCATCCTGGCGCGCGCGCTGGGAGAGACGCCCTCGACCATCGTGGACATCGGCTGCGGCGACGGCACAGCAGCGGCCACCGCGTCCGGCGCGCTGGCGCGGCACCGTCTCATCGGCGTCGACTGGTCCCAGGACGCCCTGCGGCGCGCCTCCACACACCTGACGGCCGTACGGGGCGAGCTGTCAGCACCGGGGCTGCCGTTCGCGACCGGTTCGGCGGACGCCGCGCTCTTCTCCGAGGTGATCGAGCATCTCGTCGATCCGGATGCCGCACTGGACGAGTTGCACCGGATACTCCGTCCCGGCGGCCATCTGCTGCTCTCCACCCCGAACCTGGCCGCCTGGTACAACCGCGCGCTGCTGCTGTTCGGCACCCAGCCGGTCTTCTCCGAGGTGTCGCTGCGCGGCATCCACGGCCGCCCCGGCTCCCAAGTGGTCGGCCATCTGCGGCTGTTCACCGCGCGTGCCCTTCGCTCGATGCTTCCGGCGGCCGGTTTCCGCGTCGTACGCATCACCGGAGCGCCGTATCACGACGTCCCGCGCCCCCTCCGGCCGCTGGACCGGGCCGCCTGCCACACCCCCTCCCTCGCGTCGATCCTGCTGGTGCACGCGCGAGCGGTGCGCAAGCCACCGGAGAATGGCCGCTGA
- a CDS encoding condensation protein, with amino-acid sequence MKAVPHGPPEPERRIPFPTVDEITRHCLDEDEPETVHVEIHLPARPDTDRLRAAFDEAMRRHPRILMRQAPPRWWRSRYEWVLTGEPDRDAVSCPGGTLEEARRRAIVDCPPLDASPPFRAEVVEHEGRWVLMVTINHTALDGPACLRVVATAAELYGGADNSPAPPPVRTPVPDTRPGAGERRPEAPPPVWTRPARVAADTLHPGAPGNGMLIADLPVPARPARTPGEPAPYTVNDQLLVATWLMIARWNRSHEEPRRPVRVTMPVDDRPRTADMPIGNGTRLVEVTFGPEERELHEALTDSGAPDRQAIDRMLRATAARTRALKAIERPQLGFSGDLLTAPVLPVGVRAAGIRALRRAAGPWASSTLLSNIGRVPYPLDFGDAGRAEAVWFSAPAKMPRGLSVTTVSTGGRLQLALRWSHARLDDGAGARLGALFASALAATSYQPDGTDGPDEQNEPNRTTASAEPDGPHEPKGDPA; translated from the coding sequence ATGAAGGCGGTGCCCCACGGCCCCCCGGAGCCCGAGCGGCGCATCCCGTTTCCGACCGTGGACGAGATCACGCGGCACTGTCTCGACGAGGACGAGCCGGAGACCGTGCATGTGGAGATCCATCTGCCCGCCCGGCCCGACACCGACCGGCTGCGTGCCGCGTTCGACGAGGCGATGCGGCGGCATCCGCGCATTCTGATGCGGCAGGCGCCCCCGCGGTGGTGGCGGTCGCGTTATGAGTGGGTACTGACCGGCGAGCCGGACCGGGACGCGGTCTCCTGTCCGGGCGGCACCCTGGAGGAGGCCAGGCGGCGGGCCATCGTGGACTGTCCGCCACTGGACGCCTCGCCGCCGTTCCGCGCCGAGGTGGTCGAACACGAGGGCCGCTGGGTGCTCATGGTCACCATCAACCACACCGCGCTCGACGGCCCCGCCTGTCTGCGGGTGGTCGCCACGGCGGCCGAGCTGTACGGGGGCGCCGACAACTCCCCGGCCCCGCCACCCGTAAGGACCCCCGTGCCGGACACGCGTCCGGGCGCCGGCGAGCGCCGGCCGGAGGCGCCGCCCCCGGTCTGGACGCGCCCCGCGCGCGTGGCGGCCGACACGCTGCATCCGGGCGCGCCGGGCAACGGCATGCTGATCGCTGATCTGCCGGTGCCCGCGCGCCCTGCGCGCACTCCGGGCGAGCCGGCCCCGTACACCGTCAACGACCAACTCCTGGTGGCCACCTGGCTGATGATCGCCCGGTGGAACAGGTCCCACGAGGAGCCCCGGCGACCGGTCCGCGTCACCATGCCGGTGGATGACCGGCCGCGTACCGCCGACATGCCCATCGGCAACGGCACCCGGCTGGTCGAGGTCACCTTCGGTCCGGAGGAGCGCGAGTTGCACGAGGCACTCACGGACTCGGGTGCACCCGACCGGCAGGCGATCGACCGGATGCTTCGTGCGACCGCCGCCCGTACGCGCGCGCTCAAGGCGATCGAACGGCCCCAACTGGGCTTCAGCGGCGACCTGCTGACCGCCCCCGTCCTGCCCGTCGGAGTCCGCGCGGCGGGCATCCGGGCGCTGCGCCGGGCCGCCGGGCCGTGGGCGTCCAGCACGCTGTTGTCCAACATCGGCCGCGTCCCCTATCCGCTGGATTTCGGGGACGCGGGGCGCGCCGAAGCGGTGTGGTTCTCGGCGCCCGCCAAGATGCCGCGCGGCCTGTCGGTGACGACCGTCTCGACGGGCGGGCGGCTCCAGTTGGCCCTGCGCTGGTCGCACGCCCGGCTGGACGACGGCGCCGGCGCACGCCTCGGCGCACTCTTCGCCAGCGCGCTGGCCGCCACCTCGTACCAGCCGGACGGGACCGACGGGCCGGACGAGCAGAACGAGCCGAACAGGACAACGGCGTCGGCCGAGCCCGACGGGCCTCACGAGCCGAAGGGGGACCCCGCATGA